From Pseudoleptotrichia goodfellowii, a single genomic window includes:
- a CDS encoding V-type ATP synthase subunit E: MSNLDNLTSKIINDAKEKAAEIEQKAKETAEEKYKSGMKKAEEKKERILETGKRERELLSERMKSGANLKARDDKLKAKQEAIDKVILRLKEKLVNMSEREYLDYISKNIDVSSFNQNKKLIVKKEYVNKVKERFPNIKVEENEFVNSGFIIEENGIQENYTFEVKLDFMRDELEVEISKLLFS; this comes from the coding sequence ATGTCTAATTTGGATAATTTAACATCAAAAATTATAAATGATGCTAAAGAAAAAGCAGCTGAAATCGAGCAGAAAGCAAAAGAAACAGCTGAAGAAAAATATAAATCCGGTATGAAAAAAGCTGAGGAGAAAAAAGAAAGAATTTTGGAAACAGGAAAAAGAGAGAGGGAACTTCTTTCTGAAAGAATGAAATCCGGAGCAAATCTGAAAGCCAGAGATGATAAGCTGAAAGCGAAACAGGAGGCAATAGATAAAGTAATACTGAGATTGAAAGAAAAACTTGTAAATATGAGTGAAAGAGAATATCTTGATTATATTTCCAAAAATATAGATGTTTCTTCATTTAATCAAAATAAAAAGTTAATAGTGAAAAAAGAATACGTAAATAAAGTAAAAGAAAGATTTCCGAATATTAAAGTCGAGGAGAACGAATTTGTAAATTCCGGATTTATAATTGAAGAAAACGGAATTCAGGAAAACTATACTTTTGAAGTTAAACTGGATTTTATGAGAGACGAATTGGAAGTTGAAATTTCAAAATTGCTCTTTTCATAA
- a CDS encoding ABC transporter substrate-binding protein, with amino-acid sequence MVLSFPYISSKVTDKSIGEYIQGEWKKIGIQVELKAMEEKAYWQNATAKNYDIMSDFSWGAPWDPHAFLTAMADNSASNTNPDYAAQLGLPMKAQLDKTIKALLVEPNEQKLNEMYTYVLTTLHEQAVYIPISYQAMLSVYRTGELEGVKFMPEENRIPAWSVKKVK; translated from the coding sequence ATGGTACTTTCATTCCCTTATATTTCTTCAAAAGTTACTGATAAAAGTATAGGAGAGTATATTCAGGGAGAATGGAAAAAAATCGGTATACAGGTTGAATTAAAAGCTATGGAAGAAAAAGCTTACTGGCAAAATGCGACTGCAAAAAATTACGATATAATGTCCGATTTCTCTTGGGGAGCACCTTGGGATCCTCATGCGTTCCTGACTGCAATGGCTGATAATTCGGCAAGTAATACAAATCCTGATTACGCAGCACAATTAGGATTACCGATGAAAGCACAATTGGATAAAACAATAAAAGCGTTGCTGGTAGAGCCTAACGAACAAAAATTAAATGAAATGTATACATATGTATTGACTACTTTACATGAACAGGCAGTATACATTCCTATAAGTTATCAGGCTATGTTGAGTGTTTACAGAACAGGAGAACTTGAAGGAGTTAAATTTATGCCTGAGGAAAACAGAATTCCTGCATGGTCAGTGAAAAAGGTAAAATAA
- a CDS encoding V-type ATP synthase subunit C, whose translation MNRMDYGRSVVTVRVLEKRLLTKNKLERMIEAETPDEVLKLLGETEYSQNMTDIDNSRDYEKILKRETERVFSLVRDMSKDSEIVDILSLKYDYHNLKVLLRGRMAGKDFSNLLIDAGTVKAGRMKSDFETKSYDDLPKEFVAVINEAEKDFSENKDPQRIDIIADKYYYSHLLRIANSIDTEILRDYVQGLIDFQNIITLLRVKKQNRDFKFLENVIHDGGKISREKIISSLNDSPEGIANKFKKEKIGVYLTKGMEVFGENGRLSELEKIADNYLLELNKESKYIVFGPEPLFTYLVAKEREINAVRMIMVSKINNINSEKVKERLRDTYA comes from the coding sequence ATGAATAGAATGGATTACGGACGAAGTGTCGTAACTGTAAGAGTGTTGGAAAAAAGGCTTTTAACTAAAAATAAACTGGAAAGAATGATAGAAGCCGAAACTCCCGATGAAGTATTGAAATTGTTGGGAGAAACGGAATATTCCCAAAATATGACCGATATTGATAACAGTCGGGATTATGAAAAAATATTGAAAAGAGAAACTGAAAGAGTATTTTCACTGGTAAGAGACATGTCTAAAGACAGTGAAATAGTCGATATTTTGTCTTTAAAATATGATTATCATAATTTAAAAGTATTGCTTAGAGGAAGAATGGCAGGAAAAGATTTTTCAAATTTGCTGATAGATGCTGGAACTGTAAAAGCGGGAAGAATGAAATCGGATTTTGAAACAAAAAGTTACGATGATTTGCCGAAAGAGTTTGTAGCTGTAATCAATGAGGCTGAAAAAGATTTTTCTGAAAATAAAGATCCTCAAAGAATAGATATAATAGCCGATAAATATTATTATTCTCATTTGTTGAGAATTGCAAACAGCATAGATACGGAAATATTGAGGGATTATGTCCAGGGACTTATAGATTTTCAGAATATAATAACTTTGTTAAGAGTAAAAAAACAAAACAGAGATTTTAAATTTTTGGAAAATGTAATACATGACGGAGGAAAAATTTCCAGAGAAAAAATAATTTCTTCTTTGAATGACAGTCCGGAAGGTATAGCAAATAAATTTAAAAAAGAAAAAATAGGTGTTTATTTGACAAAAGGAATGGAAGTTTTCGGAGAAAACGGAAGACTTTCGGAATTGGAAAAAATAGCGGATAATTATCTGCTTGAGCTTAATAAGGAATCAAAATATATTGTATTCGGCCCTGAGCCTTTATTTACTTATCTTGTAGCAAAAGAAAGAGAAATAAATGCTGTAAGAATGATAATGGTAAGTAAAATTAACAATATAAATTCCGAAAAAGTAAAAGAAAGGCTGCGTGATACATATGCATAA
- a CDS encoding V-type ATP synthase subunit B — translation MLKEYKTITEIVGPLMIVEGVEGVKYEELVEIETQTGELRRGRVLEVNGDKAMVQLFESSAGINLKDTKVRFLGKPLSLGVSEDMIGRIFDGLGRPKDNGPKIIPEKSLDINGVAINPVARDYPSEFIQTGVSSIDGLNTLVRGQKLPIFSGSGLPHAELAAQIARQARVLGSGSKFAVVFGAIGITFEEAQFFIDDFTKTGAIDRAVLFMNLADDPAIERIATPRMALTCAEYLAFEKGMHVLVILTDLTNYCEALREVSAARKEVPGRRGYPGYLYTDLSTIYERAGKIKGKEGSITQIPILTMPEDDKTHPIPDLTGYITEGQIILSRDLYKQNLMPPVDVLPSLSRLKDKGIGKNKTREDHADTMNQLFAAYATGKEAKELAVILGESALSDTDKAFVKFTTAFEDQYVAQGFEKNRTIEETLNLGWELLKILPRTELKRIRDEYLEKYLPSGDE, via the coding sequence ATGCTTAAAGAATATAAAACAATTACCGAAATAGTCGGTCCTTTGATGATAGTTGAAGGAGTCGAAGGTGTAAAATATGAAGAACTTGTGGAAATCGAAACTCAAACGGGAGAACTTAGACGTGGAAGAGTATTGGAAGTAAACGGCGACAAAGCTATGGTTCAGTTGTTTGAAAGTTCTGCAGGGATAAACTTGAAAGATACAAAAGTCAGATTTTTAGGAAAACCTTTATCATTGGGGGTCTCTGAAGATATGATAGGAAGAATATTTGATGGATTGGGAAGACCGAAAGACAACGGTCCGAAAATCATACCCGAAAAAAGTTTGGATATAAACGGAGTGGCGATAAATCCTGTTGCGAGAGATTATCCGTCGGAATTTATTCAAACCGGAGTTTCTTCCATTGACGGATTGAATACGTTGGTTAGAGGACAAAAATTGCCTATATTTTCAGGATCAGGACTTCCTCATGCGGAACTTGCAGCACAGATAGCAAGACAAGCGAGAGTTTTAGGATCGGGATCAAAATTTGCGGTAGTTTTCGGAGCTATAGGAATTACTTTTGAGGAAGCTCAGTTCTTTATTGATGATTTTACTAAAACAGGTGCGATAGACAGAGCTGTATTGTTTATGAACCTTGCAGATGACCCTGCAATAGAAAGGATAGCAACTCCGAGAATGGCTCTTACATGTGCTGAATATCTTGCTTTTGAAAAAGGAATGCATGTACTTGTAATTCTTACGGACTTGACTAACTACTGTGAAGCACTTCGTGAAGTGTCTGCAGCTAGAAAAGAAGTGCCGGGAAGACGTGGATATCCGGGATACCTTTATACAGATTTGTCTACGATTTATGAAAGAGCGGGAAAAATAAAAGGAAAAGAAGGATCAATAACTCAGATACCTATACTTACAATGCCTGAAGATGATAAAACTCATCCGATTCCTGATTTGACAGGATATATAACAGAAGGACAGATAATATTGTCGAGAGATTTGTATAAACAGAATCTGATGCCGCCTGTGGATGTTTTGCCGTCGCTTTCGAGATTGAAAGATAAAGGGATAGGAAAAAATAAAACGAGAGAAGACCATGCCGATACAATGAACCAGTTGTTTGCTGCTTATGCCACAGGAAAAGAAGCGAAAGAATTGGCTGTAATATTGGGAGAATCTGCATTGTCCGATACGGATAAAGCATTTGTAAAATTTACGACTGCTTTTGAAGATCAGTATGTAGCTCAAGGTTTTGAAAAAAACAGAACGATAGAAGAAACGTTGAATTTAGGATGGGAACTGTTAAAAATATTGCCTAGAACAGAGTTGAAAAGAATCAGGGATGAATATTTGGAAAAATATTTACCTTCAGGAGATGAATAA
- a CDS encoding V-type ATP synthase subunit F yields MHKIGVVGDKDSILAFRALGVDVYPAVGKEEARKIIDKLASDKYGIIFVTEQIAQLVEETIERYNRDLIPAIILIPNNQGSLGTGIQKINDYVEKAIGSNIF; encoded by the coding sequence ATGCATAAAATCGGTGTTGTGGGTGATAAAGATTCAATATTGGCATTTAGAGCGTTGGGTGTAGATGTATATCCTGCAGTCGGAAAAGAAGAAGCAAGAAAAATAATAGATAAACTGGCGAGTGATAAATACGGAATTATATTCGTAACCGAACAGATTGCTCAGCTTGTGGAAGAAACTATTGAAAGATATAACAGAGATTTGATTCCTGCGATAATATTGATTCCGAATAATCAGGGAAGTCTGGGAACAGGAATCCAAAAAATAAATGATTATGTAGAAAAAGCAATAGGTTCAAATATATTTTAA
- the nikA gene encoding nickel ABC transporter substrate-binding protein → MKKFLKQIGILLMTEIILGCQSKPNSDSKEGQKANKENKVTLAFNQDPVGNLNPHEYLPSQFITQDMVYDGLVSYGENGEIKPMLAESWTISEDGKTYTFKLRPNVKFSDGSAFDAKNVVKNFDTIFSKENKSKHSWFAFTNHLKSYRAVDDLTFEIVLDTPYTATLYDLAMIRPIRFLGDAGFPEGGDTMKGIKAPIGTGAWVLKEHKNNEYAVFVRNEYYWGEKPAASEIIIKNIPDSETLALQFESGDIDLIYGNGLISLDRFNSYRQDNGKYTTATSNPMSTRMLLMNTTSSILGDLNVRKALNHAVDKESIAKNIFDGIEKPADTIFAPNVPHTNVKLEKYGYDLAKAEAMLDKAGWKKGADGIREKNGKKWYFHSLIFLQKLLIKV, encoded by the coding sequence ATGAAAAAATTTTTGAAACAGATCGGTATTTTACTGATGACGGAAATAATCTTAGGTTGTCAATCAAAGCCTAACAGCGATTCCAAAGAAGGACAGAAAGCAAATAAAGAAAATAAAGTTACACTTGCGTTTAATCAGGATCCTGTAGGAAATCTGAATCCGCATGAATATTTGCCGAGTCAGTTTATCACTCAGGATATGGTGTATGACGGACTGGTTTCATACGGAGAAAACGGAGAAATTAAGCCTATGTTGGCAGAATCATGGACAATTTCCGAAGACGGAAAAACTTATACTTTTAAATTAAGACCTAATGTTAAGTTTTCAGACGGTTCGGCTTTTGATGCCAAAAATGTTGTAAAAAACTTTGATACAATTTTTTCTAAAGAAAATAAATCTAAGCATTCATGGTTTGCATTTACTAATCATTTAAAATCATACAGAGCGGTAGATGATCTGACTTTTGAAATAGTGTTGGACACACCTTATACTGCGACTTTATATGATTTAGCAATGATAAGACCTATTCGTTTCCTTGGAGATGCAGGATTTCCTGAAGGCGGAGATACTATGAAAGGTATAAAAGCTCCTATAGGAACAGGTGCATGGGTATTGAAAGAACATAAAAACAATGAATATGCAGTTTTCGTGAGAAATGAATATTACTGGGGAGAAAAACCTGCAGCTTCGGAAATAATTATAAAAAATATTCCTGACAGTGAAACATTGGCATTGCAATTTGAATCGGGAGATATTGATTTGATTTACGGAAACGGACTTATCAGTCTTGACAGATTCAATTCTTACAGACAGGATAACGGAAAATACACTACTGCTACATCAAACCCTATGTCTACAAGAATGTTGCTTATGAATACAACAAGCTCTATATTGGGAGATCTTAATGTAAGAAAAGCGTTAAATCACGCAGTGGATAAAGAAAGTATTGCAAAAAATATATTTGACGGTATAGAAAAACCTGCAGATACTATTTTTGCTCCTAATGTTCCTCATACAAATGTAAAATTGGAAAAATATGGATATGATTTAGCAAAAGCTGAAGCAATGCTGGATAAAGCAGGATGGAAAAAAGGAGCTGACGGTATCAGAGAGAAAAACGGTAAAAAATGGTACTTTCATTCCCTTATATTTCTTCAAAAGTTACTGATAAAAGTATAG
- a CDS encoding Cof-type HAD-IIB family hydrolase, whose translation MIKLIALDMDGTLLNNNKHIVEAQKKAIKRAAQEGIKIVLCTGRPLFGVEPLYKELDFDEEEYVILNNGCEIRETKNWSLVDSHTLTKEEIIDLYNFGKGYNFDFTLFDEKHYFCVGKPNEYTVRDGNFVYVPITEIDLEEAVSGKYTIFKGMYVGDPEEVDRFQKNIPENMKKLYEFVRSQVSILEAMPLGVNKGTALKDFANRLGIDKSEVMALGDGNNDIEMLEYAGFGIAMANGTEAAKKAAKFITDTNENDGVAKAIYKYVFNEN comes from the coding sequence ATGATTAAATTAATAGCTTTGGATATGGACGGAACATTGTTAAATAACAATAAACATATTGTGGAAGCACAGAAAAAAGCAATAAAAAGGGCAGCTCAGGAAGGAATAAAAATTGTATTATGCACGGGACGTCCTTTATTCGGAGTAGAACCACTGTATAAAGAACTTGATTTTGATGAGGAAGAATATGTAATTCTGAATAACGGCTGTGAAATAAGAGAAACTAAAAACTGGAGTCTGGTTGATTCTCACACTTTAACGAAAGAAGAAATTATTGATCTATATAATTTCGGTAAAGGATATAATTTTGATTTTACTTTATTTGATGAGAAACATTATTTTTGTGTAGGAAAGCCTAACGAATATACTGTACGTGACGGAAATTTCGTGTATGTTCCTATTACGGAAATTGATTTGGAAGAAGCAGTAAGCGGAAAATATACTATATTTAAAGGTATGTATGTGGGAGATCCCGAAGAAGTTGACAGATTTCAGAAAAATATCCCTGAAAACATGAAAAAATTATATGAATTTGTCAGAAGTCAGGTAAGTATTTTGGAAGCAATGCCTTTAGGAGTGAATAAAGGAACAGCCTTAAAAGATTTTGCCAATCGTTTGGGAATTGATAAAAGTGAAGTTATGGCTTTAGGTGATGGAAATAATGACATAGAAATGCTTGAATATGCAGGTTTCGGAATAGCAATGGCAAACGGAACAGAAGCTGCAAAAAAAGCTGCAAAATTTATTACTGATACAAATGAAAATGATGGTGTCGCAAAAGCAATTTACAAATATGTATTTAATGAGAATTAA
- a CDS encoding ABC transporter permease, whose amino-acid sequence MKGRFYDKKIISLFSIFAVISLITFFLVKLSPGDPVENYLRASHVSITAETLASTRKALGLDKPVPVQYMNWVGNLLKGDFGVSYSKKVPVIDLVSEAIVPTFQLGLFSFLILLLTAPILGIISAVNKNSFIDYIVQALSYTGVSVPTFWLGYILIIIFAVSLKILPVSGRGGLENLILPCITLVTPLVAQTTFLIRKSILEQMEKPHVENAVIRGVSRKKVIINHLLRNAAIPIVTVLSSNIMFLLTGSVLIEEIFSWPGIGKLFATAVRTGDFPLIQIMLLFFGVMSVIVNEITQIMIKYIDPKLRLKEKTGM is encoded by the coding sequence ATAAAAGGACGATTTTATGATAAAAAAATAATATCATTATTTTCAATTTTTGCGGTAATTTCTCTGATAACGTTTTTTCTTGTGAAATTATCGCCGGGAGATCCCGTTGAAAATTATCTGAGAGCTTCTCACGTGAGTATAACTGCAGAAACACTGGCATCTACGAGAAAAGCATTAGGTCTTGATAAACCCGTCCCGGTTCAGTATATGAACTGGGTGGGAAATCTGTTGAAAGGTGATTTCGGAGTATCTTATTCAAAAAAAGTTCCCGTTATCGACTTGGTAAGCGAAGCAATAGTTCCGACTTTTCAGTTGGGATTATTTTCGTTTTTGATATTGCTTTTGACAGCTCCGATATTGGGTATTATAAGTGCGGTAAATAAAAACAGTTTTATCGATTATATTGTACAGGCATTATCATATACAGGAGTATCGGTTCCGACATTTTGGCTCGGATATATATTGATTATAATATTTGCAGTTTCATTGAAAATCCTTCCTGTTTCGGGAAGAGGAGGACTCGAAAATCTTATATTGCCGTGTATAACCCTTGTAACACCGCTAGTAGCACAAACAACATTTTTAATAAGAAAAAGTATACTCGAACAAATGGAAAAACCTCATGTGGAAAATGCAGTTATTAGGGGAGTTTCAAGAAAAAAAGTAATTATAAATCATTTGCTCAGAAATGCGGCAATTCCTATTGTAACGGTTTTAAGCTCGAATATCATGTTTTTGTTGACAGGAAGTGTATTAATCGAGGAAATTTTTTCATGGCCCGGGATAGGAAAATTGTTTGCAACGGCAGTAAGAACCGGAGATTTTCCGCTTATTCAAATAATGCTGCTTTTCTTCGGAGTAATGTCGGTAATTGTAAACGAGATTACTCAAATTATGATAAAATATATAGATCCGAAATTAAGATTAAAAGAAAAAACGGGAATGTAA
- a CDS encoding C69 family dipeptidase has product MKTKKTLFFLILIVLMTQISVYIFACTGIIVGKNLTTDGSFIFGRNEDLEPDHNKTFVVHERKKNKSGDVFKDESNGFIYKLPAESFKYTALPDVTPKDGIFDEAGFNEYGVIVDATVSAKANEKIQKIDPYVENGLAESALTSVVLPYVKTAREGVMHLAQIIKTQGAAEGNTLVIADKNELWYIEIYSGHQFVAIKYPDDKFSVFPNTFFLGTVDLNDKKNVVASEDIENVAKKAGTYIAENGKIHLTKSYAPPFEDRDRSRQFSGILSLNPDSKITYNDERYDFLQSTNKKISLQDVMKTLRNRFEGLGYKPELSKADKGKEGYKYPIGNINTMESHIFQIKGTLPNEIGGVMWLTMAAPKFSPYVPYYGNITATDSSYHNADTKYNENSFYWVADNVNDILDKSDSKSQNDFLSKIKSYENKKIAEQAQIDKKIAKMSPKEAQKFATELALKNGKEAFNMVKSQEKLLKSK; this is encoded by the coding sequence ATGAAAACTAAAAAAACATTATTTTTTCTTATTTTAATTGTCTTAATGACACAAATTTCAGTTTACATTTTTGCATGTACAGGAATTATCGTCGGTAAAAATCTGACAACTGACGGTAGCTTTATATTCGGAAGAAATGAGGATTTGGAACCTGACCATAATAAAACATTCGTAGTTCACGAAAGAAAGAAAAATAAATCAGGAGATGTATTTAAAGATGAAAGTAACGGATTTATCTATAAATTACCGGCAGAAAGTTTCAAATATACTGCCCTTCCTGATGTTACTCCAAAAGACGGAATATTTGACGAAGCAGGCTTCAATGAATACGGAGTTATAGTTGATGCTACAGTATCTGCTAAAGCTAATGAAAAAATACAGAAAATAGATCCTTATGTTGAAAACGGTCTTGCAGAATCGGCTCTCACTTCAGTTGTATTACCTTATGTAAAAACTGCAAGAGAAGGTGTTATGCACTTGGCACAAATTATTAAAACACAAGGTGCTGCTGAAGGAAATACTTTGGTAATTGCCGACAAAAATGAGCTTTGGTATATAGAAATTTATTCAGGTCATCAGTTTGTTGCCATAAAATATCCTGATGACAAATTTTCGGTTTTCCCTAACACTTTTTTCTTGGGAACTGTAGATTTGAATGACAAAAAAAATGTTGTCGCTTCTGAAGATATTGAAAATGTTGCTAAAAAAGCAGGAACATATATAGCTGAAAACGGCAAAATCCATTTGACAAAATCTTATGCTCCACCTTTTGAGGATAGAGACCGTTCCAGACAGTTTTCAGGAATATTATCATTAAATCCTGATTCAAAAATTACTTATAACGATGAAAGATATGATTTTTTACAATCAACAAATAAAAAAATATCCTTACAGGATGTTATGAAAACATTGAGAAATCGTTTTGAAGGTTTAGGATACAAGCCTGAACTTTCCAAAGCCGACAAAGGAAAAGAAGGATACAAATATCCTATAGGCAACATTAACACTATGGAATCTCATATTTTCCAAATAAAAGGAACTCTTCCTAATGAAATCGGTGGAGTTATGTGGCTGACTATGGCAGCTCCTAAATTTTCTCCTTATGTTCCTTACTATGGAAATATAACTGCTACAGACAGTTCTTACCACAATGCCGACACAAAATATAACGAAAATTCTTTTTACTGGGTAGCTGATAATGTAAACGATATTCTTGATAAATCGGACTCTAAATCACAAAATGACTTTTTAAGCAAAATCAAAAGTTATGAAAATAAAAAAATTGCTGAACAAGCCCAAATAGATAAAAAAATTGCTAAAATGTCACCTAAAGAAGCTCAAAAATTTGCAACTGAACTTGCATTGAAAAATGGAAAAGAAGCTTTTAATATGGTAAAATCTCAAGAAAAATTATTGAAAAGTAAATAA
- a CDS encoding V-type ATP synthase subunit A: MKVGKIIKVSGPLVVAEGMDEANVYDVVRVSDNKLIGEIIEMRGDKASIQVYEETVGIGPGEPVYSTGEPLSVELGPGLLEAMFDGIQRPLKEFQEVAGDYLNKGVEVPSLNREKKWDFEPVMKVGDKVEAGDIIGTVQETSVISHKIMIPLGISGKIKSIEKGSFTVTDTVAVVETDKGDVNIQMMQKWPVRRGRKYKQKLNPEAPLITGQRVIDTFFPVTKGGTACVPGPFGSGKTVVQHQLAKWADAQIIVYVGCGERGNEMTDVLMEFPEIIDPNTGQSLMKRTVLIANTSNMPVAAREASIYTGITIAEYFRDMGYSVAIMADSTSRWAEALREMSGRLEEMPGDEGYPAYLGSRAADFYERSGKVVCLGADNREGALTVIGAVSPPGGDISEPVSQATLRIVKVFWGLDANLAYRRHFPAINWLNSYSLYQTKVDGWMDKNIGPEFSQNRQRAMALLQEESSLQEIVRLVGRDTLSEKDQLKLEVAKSIREDYLQQNAFMESDTYTSLAKQDKMLALVLKFYDEGLRGLDSRVYLKEVSEMPVREKIARAKYLPEEELNKIDDISEEITKEIDNLISEGGISNA, encoded by the coding sequence TTGAAAGTAGGAAAAATTATAAAGGTTTCAGGACCTCTTGTAGTTGCAGAGGGAATGGACGAAGCAAATGTTTATGATGTCGTAAGAGTTTCCGATAATAAATTGATAGGTGAAATAATAGAAATGAGAGGCGACAAGGCGTCTATTCAGGTTTATGAAGAAACTGTAGGAATAGGACCGGGAGAACCTGTATACTCCACAGGAGAGCCTTTGAGTGTGGAACTCGGACCGGGACTTTTGGAAGCGATGTTTGACGGTATACAAAGACCGTTAAAAGAGTTTCAGGAAGTTGCGGGAGATTATTTGAATAAAGGAGTAGAAGTTCCGTCTTTAAACAGAGAGAAAAAATGGGATTTTGAACCTGTTATGAAAGTCGGAGATAAAGTGGAAGCCGGAGATATAATAGGAACAGTTCAGGAAACTTCGGTTATAAGCCATAAAATTATGATACCTCTCGGAATAAGCGGGAAAATAAAATCCATCGAAAAAGGAAGTTTTACTGTTACAGATACTGTAGCAGTAGTAGAAACCGACAAAGGCGATGTAAATATTCAGATGATGCAGAAATGGCCTGTGCGTAGAGGTAGAAAATACAAACAGAAATTAAATCCTGAGGCTCCTTTGATTACAGGACAAAGAGTAATAGATACATTTTTCCCTGTAACAAAAGGAGGAACTGCCTGTGTGCCGGGACCGTTCGGATCGGGAAAAACGGTAGTACAGCATCAGCTTGCAAAATGGGCAGATGCACAGATAATAGTATATGTAGGATGCGGAGAACGTGGAAACGAGATGACGGACGTTCTTATGGAATTTCCTGAAATAATAGATCCTAATACAGGACAGTCATTGATGAAAAGAACGGTGCTTATAGCAAATACTTCAAATATGCCGGTTGCCGCAAGGGAAGCAAGTATATATACCGGAATAACTATTGCAGAATATTTCAGGGATATGGGATATTCGGTAGCGATAATGGCCGATTCTACATCAAGATGGGCAGAAGCTCTTCGTGAAATGTCAGGACGTCTGGAAGAAATGCCGGGAGATGAAGGATACCCTGCTTATTTGGGATCGAGAGCGGCAGACTTTTATGAAAGATCGGGTAAAGTAGTATGTCTGGGAGCTGACAACAGAGAAGGAGCGTTGACGGTAATAGGTGCGGTTTCGCCTCCGGGAGGGGATATTTCCGAGCCTGTATCACAGGCTACACTTAGAATAGTTAAAGTGTTCTGGGGACTTGATGCGAACCTTGCTTACAGAAGACACTTCCCGGCTATTAACTGGTTAAATTCATATTCACTGTATCAGACAAAAGTAGACGGATGGATGGATAAAAATATAGGACCTGAATTTTCCCAAAACAGACAAAGAGCAATGGCACTGTTACAGGAAGAATCAAGTTTACAGGAAATAGTAAGACTGGTAGGTAGAGATACTTTATCGGAAAAAGATCAGTTAAAACTTGAAGTAGCAAAATCTATAAGAGAAGATTATTTGCAACAGAATGCCTTTATGGAATCGGATACTTATACTTCATTGGCAAAACAGGACAAAATGTTGGCTCTTGTGTTGAAATTTTACGATGAAGGACTGAGAGGACTTGATTCGAGAGTTTATTTAAAAGAAGTTTCCGAAATGCCTGTAAGAGAAAAAATAGCGAGAGCAAAATATCTCCCTGAAGAAGAATTGAACAAAATAGATGATATTTCCGAAGAAATAACAAAAGAAATCGACAACCTTATAAGTGAGGGAGGTATATCTAATGCTTAA
- a CDS encoding V-type ATP synthase subunit D encodes MAKLNINPTRMELTKLKIRLKTAVRGHKLLKDKQDELMRQFIDMIKMNKKLREEVEGKIQDSFKDFLLARGVMSDEMLENAIIYSNEEIGVEIKKKNIMSVHVPQMNFIKNSEGKSASIYPYGYAQTSADLDDAIDGLSKVMDKLLELAEVEKACQLMADEVEKTRRRVNALEYMTIPQLQETIRFIQMKLDENERGSITRLMKVKDMMAKKEA; translated from the coding sequence ATGGCAAAATTAAATATAAATCCTACCCGAATGGAGCTGACAAAGCTTAAAATAAGGCTGAAAACTGCAGTCAGAGGGCATAAACTTCTCAAAGACAAGCAGGACGAACTGATGAGACAGTTTATAGACATGATAAAAATGAATAAAAAACTTCGTGAAGAAGTCGAAGGGAAAATACAGGATTCATTCAAGGATTTCTTACTTGCAAGAGGAGTAATGTCCGATGAAATGCTTGAAAATGCTATTATTTATTCAAATGAGGAAATAGGAGTGGAAATTAAGAAAAAAAATATAATGAGTGTCCACGTGCCTCAAATGAATTTTATAAAAAATAGTGAAGGAAAGTCTGCTTCTATATATCCTTACGGATATGCTCAGACATCAGCCGATTTGGATGATGCTATTGACGGATTAAGTAAAGTAATGGATAAGTTGCTCGAATTGGCTGAAGTGGAAAAGGCATGTCAGCTTATGGCAGATGAAGTCGAAAAGACAAGACGCCGTGTAAATGCGTTGGAATACATGACAATACCGCAACTTCAGGAAACAATAAGATTTATCCAGATGAAACTTGACGAAAATGAGCGTGGAAGTATCACAAGACTTATGAAAGTCAAAGATATGATGGCTAAGAAAGAAGCATAA